In Mustelus asterias unplaced genomic scaffold, sMusAst1.hap1.1 HAP1_SCAFFOLD_1907, whole genome shotgun sequence, a single genomic region encodes these proteins:
- the LOC144488987 gene encoding hepatic and glial cell adhesion molecule-like, protein MCNLDSTNFPTTFSTCQSASLVGARDARGGLIPPEHPMVEELRSPVGSGAVMLHSWLAVMVLQLFLLAEVGRSVQVRLKDDRLYGIVGRPLQFDAEYTRGSWRDIYSVTWKLKRGVSLRLFQYVMKGDKMYMTPAYRGRVRFQQENGSMVLLNVTMQDNGTYFITVIDTEGSEQKASTQVQVYDAVSRPVIVASQNSHNATLRCLAQQGTELRYHWLKDGQDLVSSNVSVVSGDGHSLSLLSLTSTSCGVYTCFVTNTVSQESVNKTLSGANGFTYCREEDSGTKRKTYTPIIMIVGVLCLLLAACIYQLVRGKVESVARGCGDQRAGPHDTHHRLSDCRELESFLSSPVSPESSGNGTVVPTGSKACSQIT, encoded by the exons ATGTGCAATTTAGATTCCACAAATTTCCCAACGACATTCTCGACCTGTCAGTCTGCAAGTCTTGTCGGGGCCAGAGACGCACGGGGAGGACTGATCCCTCCAGAGCACCCCATGGTCGAAGAGCTGCGCTCTCCAGTGGGATCCGGAGCAGTCATGCTTCACAGCTGGCTTGCAGTGATGGTGTTACAGCTGTTCCTGCTGGCAG AGGTCGGGCGGAGTGTACAGGTGCGATTGAAAGATGACCGTCTCTACGGGATTGTGGGAAGGCCCCTGCAGTTTGATGCGGAGTACACCAGGGGGAGCTGGCGGGACATCTACAGCGTGACCTGGAAGCTGAAGCGAGGAGTCTCCCTCCGGCTCTTCCAGTACGTCATGAAGGGGGACAAGATGTACATGACCCCGGCCTACCGGGGAAGGGTCAGGTTCCAGCAGGAGAATGGCTCCATGGTGCTGCTCAACGTCACCATGCAGGATAATGGGACATACTTCATTACAGTGATCGACACCGAGGGATCTGAGCAGAAAGCTTCCACACAGGTGCAGGTGTACG ACGCCGTCTCCAGGCCGGTTATTGTGGCATCCCAAAACTCCCACAATGCCACTCTTCGGTGCTTGGCGCAGCAGGGAACAGAGCTGCGTTATCATTGGTTGAAGGATGGTCAAGATCTTGTCAGCAGCAATGTGTCCGTGGTGTCTGGTGAcgggcactctctctccctcctgtcaCTGACCAGTACATCGTGTGGAGTTTATACCTGTTTCGTAACAAACACCGTCAGCCAAGAATCAGTGAACAAAACACTCTCAG GAGCCAATGGGTTCACGTATTGCAGagaggaagacagtggaacaaagAGGAAAACTTACACACCCATCATTATGATTGTTGGTGTACTCTGCCTGCTGCTGGCAGCCTGTATTTATCAGCTG GTGCGGGGAAAGGTGGAGTCTGtcgccagaggatgtggtgatcAGAGAGCGGGTCCACACGATACGCATCATCGCCTGTCAGATTGCAGAGAATTAGAGAGCTTCTTATCCAGCCCCGTATCTCCAGAGAGCTCAGGCAACGGCACGGTGGTTCCAACAGGCAGCAAGGCATGTTCACAAATTACCTAA